One window of Sardina pilchardus chromosome 2, fSarPil1.1, whole genome shotgun sequence genomic DNA carries:
- the samd7 gene encoding sterile alpha motif domain-containing protein 7, whose translation MTPREQLRKMTALGEQGALDEKHWYRLVNGMSAAEMRQRQELMMRNQMAMAPQILAQGQQRLQGVPAQFEPRFMERELVPPTEMVSADGRQIHMGAHIGPPLQPHSGVMPGRGFPGAGYSFLPPEPMETVARRQELIHKQNIARMEMNAILHQKELENAQQKGLMGMENPMMYPGMQANPMAFRGRQRLPDGHDVFVHRTTLEDLQANSLLMSASPYPPISSLQRERSRRAGRRAANHKTVDSNSSGPKGPSEDKSVEQSPGGASGEEKEAEGKGELAGESSDNKPHHVKMDTELAPGNGRKSYKEGEQGLRKTCISGQDGCSDVTNCSTGVGDKDMPNPCSAFQEKFLYPSAAGPLAGLPYMLPVPGNGLMPPGPHNVFLNGEEMSTLEDIRKWTVDDVYNFIVEIPSCSEYAQTFKDHMIDGETLPLITEEHLLDTFGMKLGPALKIRAQLSRRMGNMLYMMNMPLAAPALHSSAEKASGDRSSEISSPLNCNSVELLGSPCARDTETLKPSEPISETENPPSPASKTA comes from the exons ATGACCCCGCGTGAGCAGCTAAGGAAGATGACAGCATTGGGGGAACAAGGAGCCTTGGATGAGAAGCACTGGTACCGCCTTGTCAACGGCATGTCTGCTGCAG AGATGCGGCAGAGACAGGAGCTGATGATGAGGAACCAGATGGCGATGGCACCCCAGATCCTGGCCCAGGGCCAGCAGAGGCTGCAGGGCGTGCCTGCCCAGTTCGAGCCTCGCTTCATGGAACG GGAGCTGGTGCCCCCCACTGAGATGGTATCCGCTGATGGCCGCCAGATACATATGGGGGCTCACATTGGACCCCCCCTGCAACCCCACTCAGGTGTCATGCCTGGCAGAGGATTTCCTGGAGCAG GGTACAGCTTCCTACCGCCAGAGCCAATGGAGACCGTTGCCAGGCGACAGGAGCTCATTCACAAGCAGAACATTGCCAG AATGGAGATGAATGCCATCCTGCACCAGAAAGAGCTCGAGAACGCCCAACAGAAGGGCCTCATGGGTATGGAGAACCCCATGATGTACCCAGGCATGCAGGCCAACCCCATGGCATTCAGGGGACGACAGCGTCTCCCGGACGGCCACGACGTCTTTGTCCACCGCACAACCCTGGAGGACCTCCAGGCGAACAGCCTGCTGATGTCCGCCAGCCCCTACCCACCAATCAGCAGtctgcagagggagaggagccgCCGGGCCGGCCGGAGGGCAGCCAATCACAAGACAGTAGACAGCAACAGCTCCGGCCCCAAGGGTCCGTCAGAGGACAAGAGCGTGGAGCAGAGTCCAGGAGGGGCCtcgggggaggagaaggaggcggagGGGAAGGGCGAGCTGGCCGGAGAGTCCTCCGACAACAAGCCGCACCACGTCAAAATGGACACGGAGCTGGCGCCTGGCAACGGTAGGAAGAGCtacaaagagggagagcagggccTGAGGAAGACCTGCATCAGTGGCCAGGACGGCTGCTCGGACGTGACCAACTGCAGCACCGGCGTGGGCGACAAGGACATGCCCAATCCGTGCTCTGCATTCCAGGAGAAGTTCCTGTACCCATCGGCCGCCGGGCCCCTCGCAGGTCTGCCCTACATGCTCCCCGTGCCAGGGAATGGCCTCATGCCGCCTG GTCCTCACAATGTCTTTCTCAATGGAGAAGAGATGTCAACACTTGAAGATATCAGGAAGTGGACTGTTGATGATGTCTACAATTTCATTGTGGAAATACCGAGCTGCTCTGAATATGCACAG ACGTTTAAAGACCACATGATAGATGGAGAGACATTGCCCCTTATTACAGAGGAACATCTGCTGGACACGTTCGGTATGAAGCTGGGACCGGCGCTCAAGATAAGAGCACAG CTGTCTCGGCGAATGGGCAACATGCTGTACATGATGAACATGCCCCTGGCTGCCCCTGCTCTGCACTCCTCGGCGGAGAAGGCCAGTGGAGACCGCTCCTCCGAGATCAGCTCCCCACTCAACTGCAACAGCGTGGAACTGCTGGGCAGCCCCTGTGCCAGGGACACGGAGACCCTGAAGCCGTCCGAGCCCATCTCAGAGACCGAGAACCCTCCCTCACCTGCAAGCAAAACTGCATAG
- the sec62 gene encoding translocation protein SEC62 — MAERRRHKKRIQEVSEPTKEEKAVAKYLRFNCPTKSTNMMGHRVDYFIASKAVDSLLDSKWAKSKKGEEALFTTRDSVVDYCNRLLKKQFFHRALKVMKKKPEKELKKEKEKEKEKEKEKEKEKEKEKAKGDSGKEEEKKAKKEKKKESEAESKKEKNEDSPGSPKKKKDVKKKFKLEPHEDQLFLDGNEVFVWIYDPVHFKTFAMGLILVIAVIAATLFPLWPAEMRVGVYYLSVAAGCFVASILLLAVARCILFLLIWLVTGGRHHFWFLPNLTADVGFIDSFRPLYTHEYKGPRGSGKKSLTDKGDGKSLESSKAQKSDSEEKSDSEKRDEEDEDEEESKEGDGDGGGGDGDGADAAESEGLPTERHSDTDSERREDEGSQHSNGNDFEMITREELEQHTEEEEDEEEEEEEEGTEGEDREESGGPKPDTAQT, encoded by the exons ATGGCGGAGCGCAGGAGGCATAAGAAGCGAATTCAG GAGGTCAGCGAGCCCACCAAGGAGGAGAAGGCGGTGGCAAAGTACTTGCGTTTCAACTGCCCCACCAAATCCACCAACATGATGGGCCACCGAGTGGACTACTTCATTG CTTCCAAAGCCGTGGACTCGCTTTTGGACTCCAAGTGGGCAAAGTCAAAAAAGGGGGAGGAGGCCTTGTTCACCACCAGAGACTCTGTGGTTGACTACTGCAACAG ATTACTAAAGAAACAGTTCTTTCACCGCGCCCTGAAAGTCATGAAGAAGAAGCCAGAGAAGGagctgaagaaggagaaggagaaagagaaggaaaaggagaaagagaaggaaaaggagaaagagaaggagaaggccaAAGGGGATAGtggcaaggaggaggagaagaaggccaagaaagagaagaagaaggagtcCGAGGCAGAGTCCAAAAAGGAGAAGAAT GAGGACAGTCCTGGCTCgcccaagaagaagaaggacgTGAAGAAGAAGTTCAAACTGGAGCCCCATGAGGACCAGCTGTTTTTAGACGGGAACGAG GTGTTCGTGTGGATTTATGACCCAGTGCATTTCAAAACGTTTGCTATGGGGCTGATACTTG tCATCGCGGTGATCGCTGCCACGTTGTTCCCACTCTGGCCTGCGGAGATGCGAGTGGGCGTGTACTACCTGAGTGTGGCGGCTGGCTGCTTCGTAGCCAGCATTCTCCTCCTCGCCGTCG CTCGCTGCATTCTATTCCTCCTTATCTGGCTGGTGACTGGAGGCCGCCACCACTTCTGGTTCCTGCCCAACCTGACGGCCGACGTGGGCTTCATCGATTCCTTCCGCCCGCTCTACACGCACGAGTACAAGGGCCCGCGTGGCAGCGGCAAGAAGAGCCTCACTGACAAGGGCGACGGCAAGTCCCTGGAGTCCAGCAAGGCGCAGAAGTCGGACAGCGAGGAAAAGTCAGACAGCGAGAAGAGGGACGAGGAAgacgaagatgaggaggagagcaagGAGGGCGATggagacggcggcggcggcgatggCGATGGTGCCGACGCAGCGGAGAGCGAGGGCCTGCCGACGGAGCGACACTCGGACACAGACAGCGAGCGGCGGGAAGACGAGGGCTCGCAACACAGCAATGGCAACGACTTTGAGATGATCACCCGCGAGGAACTGGAGCAGCacacagaagaggaggaagatgaggaagaggaggaggaggaggaggggacggagggggaggacagagaggagagcggtGGGCCCAAGCCTGATACCGCTCAAACTTAA
- the nadkb gene encoding NAD kinase b isoform X1 — protein sequence MEGVEERRPIKKTESKANCTASDRPPRQRERQGKSPRRRREVKRSQRRLDGQEQLLWGGEPRRLPGQHELSEPTGSTVETSDSSPKRWDRCRRPHFLHGPYPTTHFGPKACILPNPTSIMHIQDPASQRLTWNKPPVNVLIIRKIRDESLLEPFKELCRFLVEEKKLMVFVEKKVADDVTLTNDEAFSSICKKLCTFREGFDDISHCIDLIICLGGDGTLLYASSLFQGSVPPVMAFHLGSLGFLTPFKFESYRTEVAKVFEGNAAIILRSRLKVKVVKDAPERSGQSGGPEENGLEPHSHGSSEAGKVTQQLQVLNEVVVDRGPSSYLSNVDLYLDGRLITSVQGDDPCCPTGVIVSTPTGSTAYAAAAGASMIHPNVPAIMVTPICPHSLSFRPIVVPAGVELMIMLSPDARNTAWVSFDGRKRQEIKHGDSIKITTSCYPVPSICCHDLVYDWFDSLAQCLHWNVRKKQTRLSEASDSSDTEN from the exons ATGGAAGGTGTGGAGGAGAGGCGACCTATCAAGAAGACAGAAAGCAAGGCGAATTGTACAGCGTCTGACCGGCCACCTAGACAGAGGGAGCGTCAGGGGAAATCACCTCGCAGGCGGCGTGAAGTGAAGAGGTCGCAACGACGACTGGATGGTCAAGAACAGCTGTTGTGGGGCGGCGAACCGCGAAGGTTACCTGGACAACATGAGCTCTCCGAACCCACGGGCTCGACAGTAGAGACGTCTGATAGCTCTCCCAAGAGATGGGATAGGTGCAG ACGACCCCATTTTCTTCATGGACCATATCCAACCACTCATTTTGGACCCAAAGCCTGCATTCTACCCAACCCAACCTCAATCAT GCATATCCAAGACCCAGCTAGCCAGCGCTTGACTTGGAACAAGCCACCAGTCAACGTCCTGATCATCAGGAAGATTCGCGACGAGAGTCTCCTGGAACCTTTCAAAGAGCTTTGCCGTTTCCTGGTGGAG GAAAAGAAGTTGATGGTGTTTGTAGAGAAGAAAGTCGCGGATGATGTCACTCTCACAAACGATGAAGCCTTCTCTTCCATTTGTAAAAAACTCTGCACTTTCAGAGAAG GCTTTGATGACATATCCCATTGTATCGACCTCATCATCTGCCTGGGTGGAGATGGAACCCTTCTCTACGCATCCTCCCTATTCCAG GGAAGTGTTCCTCCCGTAATGGCTTTCCACCTGGGCTCATTGGGTTTCCTCACACCCTTCAAGTTTGAGTCTTACAGGACAGAGGTGGCCAAAGTTTTTGAAG GAAACGCGGCCATCATCCTCCGCAGCCGTCTGAAGGTGAAGGTGGTGAAGGATGCGCCGGAGCGGAGTGGGCAGAGCGGAGGCCCTGAGGAGAACGGGCTGGAGCCTCACAGCCACGGCAGCAGCGAAGCCGGCAAAGTCACGCAACAGCTGCAG GTGCTGAACGAGGTGGTGGTGGACAGAGGTCCCTCGTCCTACCTGTCTAACGTGGACCTGTACCTGGACGGCCGTCTCATCACCTCTGTGCAGGGAGATG ACCCGTGTTGTCCCACAGGAGTCATCGTGTCCACGCCGACGGGCAGCACGGCGTACGCAGCAGCCGCTGGAGCCTCCATGATCCACCCCAACGTGCCGGCCATCATGGTCACGCCCATCTGCCCCCACTCGCTCTCTTTCAGGCCAATCGTGGTGCCTGCAGGGGTGGAGCtcatg ATTATGCTGTCCCCGGATGCACGAAACACCGCCTGGGTGTCCTTCGATGGCAGGAAGAGACAGGAGATCAAGCACGGGGACAG catTAAGATCACCACCTCCTGCTACCCCGTACCCTCCATTTGTTGTCATGACCTGGTGTACGACTGGTTTGACAGCTTGGCTCAATGTCTCCACTGGAACGTGCGTAAGAAACAGACACGTCTGTCCGAGGCCTCCGACTCCTCAGACACAGAGAACTGA
- the nadkb gene encoding NAD kinase b isoform X2, whose translation MEGVEERRPIKKTESKANCTASDRPPRQRERQGKSPRRRREVKRSQRRLDGQEQLLWGGEPRRLPGQHELSEPTGSTVETSDSSPKRWDRCRRPHFLHGPYPTTHFGPKACILPNPTSIMHIQDPASQRLTWNKPPVNVLIIRKIRDESLLEPFKELCRFLVEEKKLMVFVEKKVADDVTLTNDEAFSSICKKLCTFREGFDDISHCIDLIICLGGDGTLLYASSLFQGSVPPVMAFHLGSLGFLTPFKFESYRTEVAKVFEGNAAIILRSRLKVKVVKDAPERSGQSGGPEENGLEPHSHGSSEAGKVTQQLQVLNEVVVDRGPSSYLSNVDLYLDGRLITSVQGDGVIVSTPTGSTAYAAAAGASMIHPNVPAIMVTPICPHSLSFRPIVVPAGVELMIMLSPDARNTAWVSFDGRKRQEIKHGDSIKITTSCYPVPSICCHDLVYDWFDSLAQCLHWNVRKKQTRLSEASDSSDTEN comes from the exons ATGGAAGGTGTGGAGGAGAGGCGACCTATCAAGAAGACAGAAAGCAAGGCGAATTGTACAGCGTCTGACCGGCCACCTAGACAGAGGGAGCGTCAGGGGAAATCACCTCGCAGGCGGCGTGAAGTGAAGAGGTCGCAACGACGACTGGATGGTCAAGAACAGCTGTTGTGGGGCGGCGAACCGCGAAGGTTACCTGGACAACATGAGCTCTCCGAACCCACGGGCTCGACAGTAGAGACGTCTGATAGCTCTCCCAAGAGATGGGATAGGTGCAG ACGACCCCATTTTCTTCATGGACCATATCCAACCACTCATTTTGGACCCAAAGCCTGCATTCTACCCAACCCAACCTCAATCAT GCATATCCAAGACCCAGCTAGCCAGCGCTTGACTTGGAACAAGCCACCAGTCAACGTCCTGATCATCAGGAAGATTCGCGACGAGAGTCTCCTGGAACCTTTCAAAGAGCTTTGCCGTTTCCTGGTGGAG GAAAAGAAGTTGATGGTGTTTGTAGAGAAGAAAGTCGCGGATGATGTCACTCTCACAAACGATGAAGCCTTCTCTTCCATTTGTAAAAAACTCTGCACTTTCAGAGAAG GCTTTGATGACATATCCCATTGTATCGACCTCATCATCTGCCTGGGTGGAGATGGAACCCTTCTCTACGCATCCTCCCTATTCCAG GGAAGTGTTCCTCCCGTAATGGCTTTCCACCTGGGCTCATTGGGTTTCCTCACACCCTTCAAGTTTGAGTCTTACAGGACAGAGGTGGCCAAAGTTTTTGAAG GAAACGCGGCCATCATCCTCCGCAGCCGTCTGAAGGTGAAGGTGGTGAAGGATGCGCCGGAGCGGAGTGGGCAGAGCGGAGGCCCTGAGGAGAACGGGCTGGAGCCTCACAGCCACGGCAGCAGCGAAGCCGGCAAAGTCACGCAACAGCTGCAG GTGCTGAACGAGGTGGTGGTGGACAGAGGTCCCTCGTCCTACCTGTCTAACGTGGACCTGTACCTGGACGGCCGTCTCATCACCTCTGTGCAGGGAGATG GAGTCATCGTGTCCACGCCGACGGGCAGCACGGCGTACGCAGCAGCCGCTGGAGCCTCCATGATCCACCCCAACGTGCCGGCCATCATGGTCACGCCCATCTGCCCCCACTCGCTCTCTTTCAGGCCAATCGTGGTGCCTGCAGGGGTGGAGCtcatg ATTATGCTGTCCCCGGATGCACGAAACACCGCCTGGGTGTCCTTCGATGGCAGGAAGAGACAGGAGATCAAGCACGGGGACAG catTAAGATCACCACCTCCTGCTACCCCGTACCCTCCATTTGTTGTCATGACCTGGTGTACGACTGGTTTGACAGCTTGGCTCAATGTCTCCACTGGAACGTGCGTAAGAAACAGACACGTCTGTCCGAGGCCTCCGACTCCTCAGACACAGAGAACTGA